TACGATCCGATCGGGACGCTGATCCTGATCGCGATCTACTTCGCGATACTGGTACTGCTGTGGCTGTTCATGTACTTCGTCGAGTTCCTCGGTAACGGGCCGACCGTCGTCGGGGTGCTCACGACGGTGGTGGGGCTGGCATGAACATCCACACCTACGAGAAGCTCTGGCTGGCCGCGGCGATGGTGTTGATCGTCGGCTTCATCGCGACGATCACGTACGGCGCGGTCGGTCCGGGCGTCTCGATGATTGACGACGACGGCGGCTCGATCGATCCCGACGCGATCAGCGATCACGAGCGGTTCGGCGACACCGGCGTCACACACGTCGGCGGGAACGAGTACGAAGTCGACGTCGTCGCGCAGGCGTGGTCGTACTCCCCGGGCGAGATCGAGGTGCCAGCGGGCAGCGAAGTGACGTTCTACGTCACGAGCCGGGACGTGACCCACAGCTTCTCCGTGGTCGGAACGAACATCAACACGATGGTCATCCCCGGCGAGGTCTCGAAGATGACCGTCGAGTTCGACGAGCCGGGCGAGTACGGCATTCTCTGCAACGAGTACTGCGGCGAAGGCCACCACAACATGGAAGGCAAACTGACCGTCGTCCCCGAGGACGAGTTCGACATGACCGAACTGGACGTCGAGGCCCCCGACGAGGCCGAGGCGGGCAACGAGACGACGATCAACGCGACCGTCAGCGACGGGATGCAGACCGACCTCGAGACGACCGCGACCCTCGTGATCGGCGACCAGCGGTACGACGAAGACGTCGCGATCGAGGGCGCCGACAGCGAGACCGTCGAGTTCGCGGTCGACACCGAGGAACTGGGTGCCGGCGACCACGACTGGGCGGTGATCGTCGACGACGAGGAGGAGAGCGGCACGCTCACCGTCACGGAGGGTGACGGCGGCTCCGACGGAGGTGACGGCGATGCGTAACGCCTACGTCGATCAGTTCCCGGCGGAGGCGAAGGTCATCAAGGCCGCCTTCTGGAGTTCCTTCCTCGCGCTGGCCGTCGGCGGCCTGCTCGGCCTCGTGCAGGCGCTCCACCGGACGGACGTCCTCCGGTTCATCGATTCGGCGGACTACTACACCGTGTTGACCGCCCACGGCGTCCTGCTGGCGATCACGTTCACGATCTTCTTCCTCGTGGGCGTCTTCACCTGGGCGGTGACGACCAGCCTCGAGCGGGGCGTCGTCGACACCCGCTTCACCTGGTCGTGGTACGCCATGATGGTCGTCGGCACGGTGCTGGTCGGCGTCACGATCTTCGCCGGTTTCCTCGAGGACGCGCCGGAGTTCCTCGGCGCGCCGCTGAACGCGGACGTGCTCTTTACGTTCTATTCGCCGCTACAGGCCCACCCCTTCTTCTACGTCGGGCTGGTGCTGTTCGTCGTCGGCTCCTGGCTGGCCGGCGTCGACTGGTTCCGGACGTGGTGGGCCTGGCGGGCGGAGAACCCCGACGAGCGGATTCCGCTCCCGACGTTCATGGTGTTGACGACGACGCTGTTCTGGTACATCTGTACGTTCGGCGTCGCCCTGTCGATCCTCGTCTTCCTGCTGCCGTGGTCGATGGGCATCGTCGACTCCGTGAACCCGCTGCTGACCCGGACGCTGTTCTGGTACTTCGGCCACGCCGTCGTCTACTTCTGGCTGATGCCGGCGTACATGATGTGGTACATCATGCTGCCGAAGCTCTCCGGCGGGAAGCTGTTCAGCGACCCGCTCGCGCGCGTCGTCTTCGTGCTGTTCCTGCTGCTCTCGACGCCGCTCGGTATCCACCACCAGTATCTGGACCCCGGCATCGCCGAGGGGTACAAGTTCATCGCGATGACGAACACGATGTTCCTCCTGCTGCCGAGCCTGCTGACCGCGTTCACCGTCGTCGCGAGCATGGAACACGGCGCTCGCCAGCGCGGCGGCGAGGGCTACCTCGGCTGGCTCAGAGCGCTGCCGTGGCGCGATCCGGTCTTCACCGGCATGGCACTGGCGGGCCTGATGTTCGCCGCGGCCGGCTTCTCCGGCATGATCAACGCCGGGATGAACATCAACTACCTCGTCCACAACACCTGGTGGGTCGTCGGTCACTTCCACCTCACCGTCGGCACCGCCGTCGCGCTGACGTTCATGGCCGCGGCCTACTGGTTCATCCCGCAGGTGACCGGCAAGGCGCTGTGGAACCGCTCCGTCGCGCTCGGGCAGGTCCTGCTGTGGTTCGTCGGCATGACGTTCATGTCGAACGCGATGCACCGCTCGGGACTGTTCGGGATGCCCCGCCGGACCGCCGAACCGCAGTACTCCGGCTTCGAGTTCGAACCCGCCGCCGGGACCGTCGGCGAGATCAACGCGCAGGTCGCCCTCGGCGCCGTGATCCTGACCGCCTCGCTGGCCCTGTTCCTCCTGAACGTGGTCCTGACGTCGCTCAACGGGACCAGCGACGCCATCCCGGACAACACCTACGCCGGAACGCTCTCGGGGCCCGAGGACGCGCCCGAGATCCTCGACAACCTCAAACTCTGGACCGCCATCGCCATCGTCCTCGTGGTCTTCGCGTACACGCTCCCGCTCGCGAGCATCATCGAGAACGGCGGTCTGTTCGGTCCCGGCATCGAGGGGCGACAGCTCACGCTCGTCCCCGATACCGCGGCCGTCCTCGAGACCGTCCGCGAGGTGATGCCGTAGATGCGCGTCTCCAAGGCCGGCCTGCTCGTCGTCGCGGCGATCATCGTTCCGATCGTCGTCGAACTCCGCACCGCGCTCTCTTGGTTCGGCATCGAGCTCTCGGTCCTCGAGGCGGTCGCCCTCGCCGTCGCGATCGTCCTCGCGATCGTCGTCTGGGCGGTGTGGCCGTCCGACGGGAACGACAACGCCGAAACCGAACCCACGGGTCCCGAGTGATCGAGCGCGGCGGCCCGACGCCCTGACCGGGAGTCGGGCGGGGGATTCGTTTTCAGAGCAGCGCGTGAGAATCGCGGTGCGTACGGGAACGCCGGTATCGAACTCCGTCGACACGGCGAGCCCGCTGGTCACGTCTCGAACGGAAGATCTCCGAGAAACTCGTCGCTCTGATAATCGAGATGATCCAGTCGAGCGCCGAGCAGTTCGCGGGTGAGGACCACCAGCGGATTGGTCTGGCCCTCTCCGATCATCGCGACCTCCGTTCTCGATCCGGTGGCGTCCTCGTCCCAGAGGCCGACGACGACGGTCTCTCGATCGGCGACGACGAGCCGACTCACCTTGGGATAGTTCGCCCGTTCGTACATCCAATCCATCTGCGGCTCCCAGATCGTCGCTTCCGGGAGGCGCTCTCGAAAGAACTCTCGAGCGGCGTGGTTTTTTGTTCCGGCGTGAAGTTCGACGCCTCGGTCGATGGCGTTCTCCGCGTACGGGACACACGCTTCGTCGAGTAACTCGTCGGACGCGTAGATCAGAAAGAGTTCGTCGTCGGCGCTGTCGGCCAGCTCTCGGCAATAGTCGTACACCGCTTCGCAACCCTCGAGCCGTCCGACGGTACGCTCGTCCGGCCTCCGTCCCGTCCCGAACTGCGAGAGCAGTTCGTCGAACGCTTCGACGTCCATCCAGCCGGCGTCATCCGCCGACCGACGGCCGGTGGTGACGTGATTTTCGTCGTGGTCGTACGCGACGAGCCCGACTTCGTCGAGCCGGGGAAGGTACTCGTGGTGGAGCGAGACGATCGTCCGCTCGAGTGTCGTCTCGTCCGCCGAAGCGAGGTGTTCAGCGAGCTCCGTTACGGAGAGGCCGCGATGAGATTCATTGAGAGTAGTTAAAATTTCACGATTGATAGTATCTGCGAGTAGTCGAATGATTTCTTCATCTTCTGACCCCATTACTGATGGATATTCCCGTGCGGATATTAAAAACCAGGTTTCTATTCGTAGATGTTATTGCGGGATTATAGCCTGTCAATTTCCGCTGAAAGTCACCGCCGTTCGCACTCGGTTCGCGGACGGAACTACCGAATCGTTCTATTCGGCTCCGAGAGCAACTTCGAAGAACGAAACCGCGCTACGAACTACCGGCAACGCGGCGGTCGCTACCACGTCTCGATCCGTCCCTCGCGGACGTCCTCCGCACAGCCCTCGCAGTCGGGATGGCCCGCTTCGAAACACGCCGGCCGGTACTGGTCGTCGAGCATCGCCGCCCGCTGTTCGGCGTAGCGCCGGCAGACGATCTTCGCTCGCCCCGCCTCGTCCGAGGGAAGGCTGCGGGCGTTTTTCGCCACCTCGTAGGCCTCGCGGGCCTCCTCGAGTTGCTCGCCCGTCGAGCCCCGAACCTGTTCGTACTGCTCGCCAGCCTCCTGAAGCTTCGAGCGCAGGAACCGCTCGAGCCGACGACGATCCGCCATTGGCACGTGATTCGGTCGCCGGCCACATAGTCCCGTCGCCGCCGTTCCGCGATTCGTCGGCGCGGGAACGGTCTCGGCCGACCGGCGACGAGCGACCGCTCGAGCCGGGCGAAGGATTTTGCCAGCTCGTGTTGTGTGGTGTCTATGGCCACGGAGCAGCCTCGCGAGAGTCGTCGCGACGAGATCGACGCGATCCTCGAGCGGAAGGACGGCGGCGTCCGCGAAACCCGCGACGAGGCCGACAAGTACACCGTCGTCGGCGCGGCCGACAGGCGAACCTACGCGAACTGGCTGACGCCAGTCGAGGAACACTTCGTCTGCCACCGCAACGACATTCCCGACGCCGACGCGGACTCGTGGACCGTCTCCCTGACGGGAGGACTCGACGACGAGTACTCGCTGTCGGACCTGAACGACGAGTTCCCGACGGTCGCGGTGGCCCACACGATGGAGTGCGCCGGAAACGGCCGCGGACAGCACCGACCAGAGACGGGCAGCGTCCAGTGGGGATTCGAGGCCGCCGGGACGGCGGTCTGGACCGGGACGCCGCTCAGTTCGGTGTTGCGCGGCCGGCTGGACGACGCGGACGACGACGCGTGGCTCACGGCCGTCGGCGGCGACCCCTCGGACGGCGACGACGTCTTCGCGCGGTCGATCCCCCTCTCGAAGGCGCTCGAGGACTGCATCCTCGCCACGGAGATGAACGGCCGGCCGCTCCCCCGCGAACACGGCTTTCCGGTTCGGCTGATCGTCCCCGGCTGGTACGGCGTCAACTGCGTCAAGTGGATCGAGGAACTCCGACTGATGGACGCGATGGTCGTCGACGGCTCACTGGACCGGCCCGGCGACCACGCCTACTGGCAGCAGGAGGCCTACCGAATGCACCCCGCCGGCGTCGACCCCGAACCGAACGAGACCGTCGAAACGGTCGATACGTGGGCCCAACTCGAGGCGGGCGAGCCCGACCATCCCTACACGTTCGACCAGACCGTGATGTCGGTCATCGGTTCCCCGGACGGCGAATACGCGGTGAGCGCGCCGGAGGACGGGACGATCGAACTCACCGGCGTCGCCTGGGCCGGCGACGACGGCGTCGAGCGGGTCGAAGTCTCGACCGACGGCGGCGACGCGTGGGTCGACGCGGAGCTGTTCGGCCCCGACTACGCGGGTGCGTGGCGACTGTTCCGCTACGACTGGGACGCGCGGCCGGGGACGCACGTCCTCTGTTCGCGGGCGACCGACGATCGGGGGCGCCGGCAGCCGATGCGGATCTCCGATCCCGACGCCTGGCGCGACGCGCTCGAGGCCGACGAGTTCCCCTGGAACGAGGGCGGGTACGCCGCGAACGCGGTTCTGCCGAACGCCGTCGAAACCGACGTCGAGTCGGCCTAACGGCCTCGAGCTCGAAGCGGGGACGTTCACTTTCACCCCGGTGCCGGTACTTTAAATACTATCGGGCGCGAAACGAGATATGCCTCCCAGTGAAACGAAAGAGGAGGCGTGACACAATGAGCGACGTACGACAGCACGCGGACGACATACACGACCAGTTTTCGGATCACATCGACGTGAGCGTCGACGACGTCGAGGAGCGACTGACGACGCTCGTCGACGAGTACAAGGTTCCCATCGACGAGGCGCGCCGGAGCGTCACCAACCACTACCTCGAAGAGGCCGGCCTCGAGCGAGAGGACATCTCGCGGGGCGGCAGCGAGGAAGTGAACGTCGAGGACGTCGACGAGCCCGAACAGTGGATCGACCTCACCGCGAAGGTCATCGAACTC
This portion of the Haloterrigena gelatinilytica genome encodes:
- a CDS encoding DUF7344 domain-containing protein, translating into MGSEDEEIIRLLADTINREILTTLNESHRGLSVTELAEHLASADETTLERTIVSLHHEYLPRLDEVGLVAYDHDENHVTTGRRSADDAGWMDVEAFDELLSQFGTGRRPDERTVGRLEGCEAVYDYCRELADSADDELFLIYASDELLDEACVPYAENAIDRGVELHAGTKNHAAREFFRERLPEATIWEPQMDWMYERANYPKVSRLVVADRETVVVGLWDEDATGSRTEVAMIGEGQTNPLVVLTRELLGARLDHLDYQSDEFLGDLPFET
- a CDS encoding DUF7091 family protein; protein product: MADRRRLERFLRSKLQEAGEQYEQVRGSTGEQLEEAREAYEVAKNARSLPSDEAGRAKIVCRRYAEQRAAMLDDQYRPACFEAGHPDCEGCAEDVREGRIETW
- a CDS encoding b(o/a)3-type cytochrome-c oxidase subunit 1, encoding MRNAYVDQFPAEAKVIKAAFWSSFLALAVGGLLGLVQALHRTDVLRFIDSADYYTVLTAHGVLLAITFTIFFLVGVFTWAVTTSLERGVVDTRFTWSWYAMMVVGTVLVGVTIFAGFLEDAPEFLGAPLNADVLFTFYSPLQAHPFFYVGLVLFVVGSWLAGVDWFRTWWAWRAENPDERIPLPTFMVLTTTLFWYICTFGVALSILVFLLPWSMGIVDSVNPLLTRTLFWYFGHAVVYFWLMPAYMMWYIMLPKLSGGKLFSDPLARVVFVLFLLLSTPLGIHHQYLDPGIAEGYKFIAMTNTMFLLLPSLLTAFTVVASMEHGARQRGGEGYLGWLRALPWRDPVFTGMALAGLMFAAAGFSGMINAGMNINYLVHNTWWVVGHFHLTVGTAVALTFMAAAYWFIPQVTGKALWNRSVALGQVLLWFVGMTFMSNAMHRSGLFGMPRRTAEPQYSGFEFEPAAGTVGEINAQVALGAVILTASLALFLLNVVLTSLNGTSDAIPDNTYAGTLSGPEDAPEILDNLKLWTAIAIVLVVFAYTLPLASIIENGGLFGPGIEGRQLTLVPDTAAVLETVREVMP
- a CDS encoding cytochrome c oxidase subunit II — its product is MNIHTYEKLWLAAAMVLIVGFIATITYGAVGPGVSMIDDDGGSIDPDAISDHERFGDTGVTHVGGNEYEVDVVAQAWSYSPGEIEVPAGSEVTFYVTSRDVTHSFSVVGTNINTMVIPGEVSKMTVEFDEPGEYGILCNEYCGEGHHNMEGKLTVVPEDEFDMTELDVEAPDEAEAGNETTINATVSDGMQTDLETTATLVIGDQRYDEDVAIEGADSETVEFAVDTEELGAGDHDWAVIVDDEEESGTLTVTEGDGGSDGGDGDA
- a CDS encoding sulfite oxidase; protein product: MATEQPRESRRDEIDAILERKDGGVRETRDEADKYTVVGAADRRTYANWLTPVEEHFVCHRNDIPDADADSWTVSLTGGLDDEYSLSDLNDEFPTVAVAHTMECAGNGRGQHRPETGSVQWGFEAAGTAVWTGTPLSSVLRGRLDDADDDAWLTAVGGDPSDGDDVFARSIPLSKALEDCILATEMNGRPLPREHGFPVRLIVPGWYGVNCVKWIEELRLMDAMVVDGSLDRPGDHAYWQQEAYRMHPAGVDPEPNETVETVDTWAQLEAGEPDHPYTFDQTVMSVIGSPDGEYAVSAPEDGTIELTGVAWAGDDGVERVEVSTDGGDAWVDAELFGPDYAGAWRLFRYDWDARPGTHVLCSRATDDRGRRQPMRISDPDAWRDALEADEFPWNEGGYAANAVLPNAVETDVESA
- a CDS encoding CbaC protein; the protein is MRVSKAGLLVVAAIIVPIVVELRTALSWFGIELSVLEAVALAVAIVLAIVVWAVWPSDGNDNAETEPTGPE